TCCCCATCTATTGTCTCATAGAATACGATTAGTATTTTTCATGAATCAACCATGTAAGTTGAATGAAATAATGTTTCACTTGCCTATCTCCTTTAGTTCACATGCAGTTGAAATAAATGATCTCATTAAAcgtataattaaaaatatttaataactATAAACGAAGTTtgagataataataaaaagtgtCCAACTTAAATCGAGAAATAAACATAGAAGTAATTTAATAACATATTCTAAAAGAAAAATACTAGGCTAATGAGAAAGGAGATGAAAAACAAGGCGTTGATAGTGCTTGAAATGGGAGCAGGAGAGGTTGCACCGGAGGCATCCTGCGCCACAACCCAGACGATCATACGCTGCCCCATGTCGCAGTGGCCGGTCGATCCGCTAATGAAGTAGAAAAAACCGGTCCGGTTAAGAGTGTAGATGGTGTTGCCCGTGTTGGAAAAGAAGTTGGGCCGGCTCGAGTTGCACTCTTTGTAATCTCCTTTCTTCACCTCCATCACTGAGTCTTTCTTGTATTTGAATCCTTAAATCAATCATAATTGAATGTAAACATGTACGAGTAATAATTATATatgggatatttgcatgaatGAAATCTTACTTATGGTGTCGTCAACCTTAAACCTCTTCTCGGAAGCCCAATTATCGTACAAATCGGTGTCGTTGGAGGGCGGAACGGCCCAACCGCGGAGCTCTCCAACGTCGAACTCCGTGCAACGAGACAATGAACAGAACGAGGCGGCGACCGCCACGACCAGAAAGGCTGAGTTTAACGCCATTGATGTGAAGCAAAATGTTGCTCTTGTTTTTGAATAATATTGGTTTGGAATATGAGAATTTTTTGGAATCGGAATGTTTGGGGTGATTAAGTATGGGATGAACGTGGGAGCAAGATAGTGGTTTAGTGGTAAAAAACGGTTcctattactttttttttttacgtTAAATATACATAAGATATGAGTATATAATTAATTCGTCGTGttctttaattaaaacaatCACATActtatttataaaatgataatttaaaaataataagcaGAAAAGTTTCAATTCTACAAGCAAGAAAGAAATGTCCGACTCCGGCAAATTAATGAATACATGTTTTGAATTTAATCATGTTATCCGCCTAGTTCAAAAACTGAAAAtagatattattataattattgttaAATTAAATGAGAAGCTAATTAATTGAAAGAGAATAATGATGCAATATAAACATatgaaagagaataaaatttaaGTACTCCACCTTTTTATATGAAAAGGTACTTAACTTTTTTATATGAAGATAATTATCGTGTTGGGTTGAATAACTCTATTTTTAAATAACAATCAATGGGTCATGGATCAGACATATAATTGAGtaaattaatattctaattatttttgtatttttttcttaGGCAACggcaattaattttaaaattttctatgcTCACATAGCATTATGCAAGGACACGTGTCctattatattattcaattaattaaataaatcagaAGAAATTCACTTTATTTTAGGAGTATAATTAGCTCCGCTTCAAACATCGAATTGACTGTCAATTTGATTGCGAGCACATCCCCACCACTCTCAATTTTTGATGGAAATTCTACTTGTGGGGTTGTGAATTGTGATCTATGTGTGAAGTAAAGAGTAGACAATGGAATGAGGGTTCGGATGAGAGGGTTAGTAAATTTAATATTCTACAATAAAATTATTAGTGGTGTGGAGGTAACCTATTTGAAATTTGTGAAAAACAAGTCAAAAGAAAAACATCTCATTAAATACTACTCCGccaaacaaacaagattaacaACTTTTGACTTAGGTCTTAGATATGAATGTTTGATGTTCTTCTCATATTACATCTCAGCACTTCATCTTGTGCatatggatttaagataatatTTCGAAATATGTATTGCATAGCAACAATAATAATGAAACACAAAATTTGAGAATATCAAGTGATGaagccgcgaatttctgatgtttgtaaatgctggtagagaataaagatcacgacacaatgattttacgtggttcgatttactgaagtaaatctacgtccacgggaagaaaagagggcagagttgtattgcttgatctgggattacagcttacaatacacacTTGCTATATAATCTATTCTGTCTCTAGAGAACGAAAGAGTGAGAGTCCTCTTctgtcagatctaagttctatttatatattgaacagagattgtggcttgcatcaccaccctaagtcgtggaggtcgtggaggtcatgagatcctgcatggccactaactaggcagtggcttacatcatcagtaattatgtcgtggatgtcgtggaggtcatgagatcctgcgtggccactaactaggcagtggcttacatcatcagtaattatgtcgtggatgtcgtggaggtcatgcatgagtccgctatctcccagttcggtcgaatactgagaccgaactgctgaattattgccgagtagcttttgccgatctgagagtagaatttgatgccgacctgagagcagagtttgattggttggcttttaccgagctgtaggctggggccgaactctttggttgtgccgaactgaactctttagtcatgccggactgatactctttcttgggctttaggctgatgggctttactgctgttgggcttgtttagtacgtactccatcactacccccccggaaagcgaagtgaattacttcggtattctggataaaggtacggggtaagttgatgtttgtcctcggtcttatgaagtgaactcttctttgaccggactcgtctttggtctgatgaaataaacatctttgaccggactcgtctttggtctgatgaaataaacatctttgaccggactcgtctttggtctgatgaaataaacatctttgaccggactaagcttgtgtcctaatttggcgagttttatcgctcggatcggactttccgttgtcctaatttggggatcggactttcccttgtcctaattcggcgagttttatcgcgagagtcggactttcgttgcagttcgtttcagacgaagtgcttgattcttaagctgaattgcggtcttgtatcctctttagaagcttggacttcacaatcgttggcttattgcagctcgtttcagacgaactgcttgtttaagctgaattgtggtcttgtatcctctttagaagctttgactcacaatcgttggcttattgcagctcgtttcagacgaactgcttgtttaagctgaattgtggtcttgtatcctctttagaagctttgactcacaatcgttggcttatatatgttctaaaaaggggatcagcctttgaagaacaagatacctcagtaacatttgtaagagacgacacgcacatagacagacgcaacgcacatagacaaaacgcacatagacaaacaaagaacaagcaaaccaaagaaagcacattgaccgaacaggactcaagactgactgaccggactgtctcttacaaatggaactttttgaggttggaaatgtgccatgttcggggtacctgttctcctgacatgtgagccaatttgtaagaccctttgccgaggacttttgacacccgatacggaccttcccatgtgggttcgagcttgcccagcttttctgctcggcttacttcgttgtttctcaagacgagatctcccacttgaaattgcagcttcttcaccctttggttgtaataccgggctacttgctccttgtacttggccgcttttatgcatgccaattctcttctttcttcggtaagatctagctcggctctcagtccgtcgtcattcatttctgccgagaaatttagagttcggggactgggtatgccgatctccaccggaatcacggcttcagtgccgtacacaagactgtacggagtttcaccgttggaggttgtgggtgtagttcggtaggaccataggacttgagggagattttctacccactgtcctttggcttgttctaaccgagcttttaaccctttcaccaggatacgatttgttacctccgtttgtccgtttgcttgtggatgagagaccgaagtgaaccgttgttgaatattcagctcttggcaccaattcttgaacgtcttgtcggtgaactgagtcccgttatccgagatgaggatgtggggtatgccgaatcggcacactatgttcttccagacgaaatccaatgccttcgagctcgttatcgtagctaatggttcagcttccacccacttcgtaaagtagtccacggcaacgataaggaatttcatttgccgaggagcttgtggtagtggtcctactatgtctataccccattgcataaaaggccaagggctttgcatagtggatagatcggtctgcggtatccttgggatatttgcatggatttggcacttcgggcatgtcttgacgagctgcactgcttcttgtaccaaggttggccaataatatccccatcttagaacttttttagctaaagctctagctccgatgtggctaccgcacgatccttcatgaacttctctgaggatgtagtccgtctcttctggtcctacgcaccgcaataacggctggaggtaagactttctaaagaggactccttcatgaagttcgtaccgaagtgctcggcacgtgatcttccgagcttctctcttatcctcgggcaattgtc
This portion of the Salvia splendens isolate huo1 chromosome 10, SspV2, whole genome shotgun sequence genome encodes:
- the LOC121752559 gene encoding stellacyanin-like; translated protein: MALNSAFLVVAVAASFCSLSRCTEFDVGELRGWAVPPSNDTDLYDNWASEKRFKVDDTIRFKYKKDSVMEVKKGDYKECNSSRPNFFSNTGNTIYTLNRTGFFYFISGSTGHCDMGQRMIVWVVAQDASGATSPAPISSTINALFFISFLISLVFFF